From the Exiguobacterium marinum DSM 16307 genome, the window GGTCCGTAAACGCCTCGCAACTGCGACCATCTTCAACCAAATCGGGCCGTTGACGAATCCACTTCGTCCGAAGCGACAACTTGTCGGTGTCTACCATCCATCATTACTGGAGAAGATGGCGACCGCGATGCGACATCTAGGCGTGGAGCGCGGCATGGTCGTCCACGGTGCAGGCGGACTCGATGAAGCGAGTCTCGCCGGTGTGAACGACGTGTATTTCTTTGATGGGGAACAGACAGCGCGTTACGCGATCGACCCACGAGATGTCGGCTTGATGCGGGCACCGCTCGAAGCATTACGCGGAGGCACACCGGAAGAGAACGCCGCGACGCTGCTCGCTGTGTTGAACGGAAAGTCAGGGCCGGCGCGAGACGTCGTCTTATTGAATGCGGCACTTGCCCTTTGCACGTACGGCACGACCGCAACGCTTCGAGAAGGTGTGAAAGAAGCGAAACGCAGTATCGATGAAGGGCACGCGTTACGCGTATTACAACACTTACAACGTACGGAGGTAGAGGCATGAGCTATTTAAAGAAAATCATCGGAACGAAAATTGAAGAAGT encodes:
- the trpD gene encoding anthranilate phosphoribosyltransferase, with protein sequence MIQQLETNSLSTADMKVAASEMFQADEAQIERVLLAMKERGETAEEMAGLAAYIREAAQFPQSDLSVLDVCGTGGDGAHTFNISSTVAFVLAGLGVPVAKHGNRSVSSRSGSADVLEALNVPIVKTAAEVHEDLERTNLSFLFAQHVHPIMKHVMPVRKRLATATIFNQIGPLTNPLRPKRQLVGVYHPSLLEKMATAMRHLGVERGMVVHGAGGLDEASLAGVNDVYFFDGEQTARYAIDPRDVGLMRAPLEALRGGTPEENAATLLAVLNGKSGPARDVVLLNAALALCTYGTTATLREGVKEAKRSIDEGHALRVLQHLQRTEVEA